A window of Sphingorhabdus lacus contains these coding sequences:
- the flgG gene encoding flagellar basal-body rod protein FlgG produces the protein MSNGALHVARTGLDAQNMRMQVIANNLANVNTVGFKRDRASFETLAYQAMTVAGAASSAENKYAIGLNLGTGVQVNGTARIDTQGTLTTTGNGLDVAIEGAGYFQVQMPDGRIGYTRAGDFSMSAEGTLVTPDGMPVQPQIQIPEGSTAVSIGADGTVSAQVAGQADLTEVGRIEIARFANSAGLQNIGNNLLVETPASGAPQVGGAGEEGRGSLRSGALEASNVNVVEELVDMIETQRAYEVNSKMIQATDEMMRNATQSL, from the coding sequence ATGTCAAACGGAGCCCTACACGTCGCCCGCACCGGTCTGGATGCGCAGAATATGCGCATGCAGGTTATCGCCAACAATCTGGCCAACGTTAATACCGTCGGATTCAAAAGAGACCGCGCCAGTTTCGAAACTCTGGCTTATCAAGCCATGACCGTTGCAGGGGCCGCCTCGTCCGCCGAAAACAAATATGCGATCGGTCTCAATCTGGGCACCGGTGTCCAGGTGAACGGCACCGCGCGGATCGATACGCAGGGCACGCTGACCACGACCGGCAATGGCCTCGATGTCGCTATAGAAGGCGCTGGCTATTTCCAAGTGCAGATGCCCGATGGCCGTATTGGCTATACCCGTGCCGGCGATTTCAGCATGTCCGCTGAAGGTACGCTCGTCACGCCTGACGGCATGCCGGTGCAACCACAGATACAGATCCCTGAAGGATCGACAGCAGTTTCCATTGGCGCTGATGGCACCGTGTCGGCACAAGTCGCAGGGCAGGCTGACCTTACCGAAGTGGGCCGCATCGAAATTGCCCGCTTTGCCAACTCGGCCGGCTTGCAGAATATCGGCAATAACCTGCTGGTGGAAACACCTGCATCAGGAGCACCCCAGGTGGGCGGTGCTGGTGAGGAAGGGCGCGGTTCGCTGCGTTCGGGCGCTCTGGAAGCCAGCAACGTCAATGTCGTCGAAGAACTGGTCGACATGATCGAAACGCAACGCGCCTATGAGGTCAACAGCAAGATGATCCAGGCCACAGACGAAATGATGCGCAATGCAACACAGAGCCTCTAA
- a CDS encoding flagellar basal body rod protein FlgF encodes MDRLIYTSLTAMRGSMARQTAIANNLANANTPGFKSDLAEAQSLWLDGQRLDTRAFASEEVLAADMHAGTVVSTGRDLDIAMSGDSMLAVQAENGEIGYTKRGDLLLSASGLLTTGDGRPVQGTQGPVTLPPADSINIDEQGNVWIVPQGGDASQPQQVDKLQIVSPAGSDIVKGLDGLFRVKGGGVLPDDPDARLTTRSLESSNVSATEALVKMIEASRSWDTQLKLLGDARDMDAATADLMSLPQ; translated from the coding sequence ATGGACCGTTTGATCTACACAAGTCTGACAGCAATGCGTGGGTCTATGGCCCGCCAAACAGCAATCGCCAACAATTTGGCCAACGCAAACACGCCGGGGTTCAAATCCGATCTGGCCGAGGCCCAATCGCTTTGGCTCGATGGACAAAGGCTCGACACCCGCGCCTTTGCTTCGGAAGAAGTGCTCGCTGCGGATATGCACGCAGGCACAGTGGTTTCAACCGGTCGCGATCTCGACATTGCAATGTCGGGCGACTCCATGCTGGCCGTTCAGGCGGAAAATGGAGAGATCGGCTATACCAAACGCGGGGACCTTTTGCTTTCTGCCAGTGGACTTCTAACCACAGGTGACGGTCGGCCGGTACAAGGTACACAAGGCCCTGTCACTCTACCCCCAGCCGACAGCATCAACATTGATGAGCAAGGCAATGTCTGGATCGTCCCACAAGGCGGCGACGCCAGCCAGCCGCAGCAAGTCGACAAATTGCAGATCGTCAGCCCGGCAGGTTCGGATATCGTCAAAGGCCTTGATGGCCTGTTTCGCGTCAAGGGCGGCGGCGTTCTACCCGATGATCCCGATGCCCGTCTTACCACGCGCAGTCTGGAAAGCTCTAATGTGAGCGCCACCGAAGCATTGGTCAAAATGATCGAAGCCAGCCGGTCGTGGGACACACAACTCAAATTACTCGGCGACGCGCGCGATATGGACGCTGCGACCGCCGACCTCATGTCATTGCCGCAATAA
- a CDS encoding flagellar hook-basal body complex protein, translating to MSFYTSLSGLKGAQTDLSVISNNLANVGSTGFKKSRAQFGDLFASAPTQTTKMIAGQGTRLNAVVQQFTQGTLEASDKTLDLAIAGEGFFVSRGDPPRAAVTYTRNGAFQVNANRQVVDTIGSTLQLLPVDAAGNVTSATLGSAFDFVLPANAPGNPTVALVNVSVGIDGLVTATYADGSDEVLGKVAMASFTAQEGLRPVGDSHWQSTGDSGAPAIDAATNGPLGTIRSGALERANVDVTEELVALISAQRNFQANAKAIETASNMTQAIVSIR from the coding sequence ATGTCCTTCTATACCTCCTTATCAGGCCTCAAAGGCGCGCAGACCGACCTTTCGGTAATCTCGAACAACCTTGCCAACGTCGGGTCAACCGGCTTCAAAAAAAGCCGCGCGCAATTTGGCGACCTGTTCGCCAGCGCGCCTACGCAGACAACCAAGATGATCGCAGGACAAGGAACGCGCTTGAATGCCGTCGTCCAGCAGTTCACTCAAGGCACGTTGGAGGCCTCGGACAAAACCCTCGATCTGGCTATTGCCGGCGAAGGCTTTTTCGTTTCGCGCGGTGACCCGCCCCGGGCAGCCGTAACCTATACCCGAAACGGTGCGTTTCAGGTGAATGCGAACCGGCAGGTCGTGGATACCATCGGTTCCACCTTGCAACTGCTGCCTGTCGACGCAGCCGGAAATGTCACGTCTGCTACTTTGGGAAGCGCATTCGATTTTGTTTTGCCGGCCAACGCCCCGGGTAACCCGACGGTTGCATTGGTAAACGTATCGGTTGGGATAGACGGTTTGGTGACGGCCACCTATGCCGATGGTTCCGATGAAGTTCTGGGTAAGGTCGCAATGGCGAGCTTTACCGCGCAGGAAGGCTTGCGTCCCGTCGGCGACAGTCATTGGCAATCCACCGGTGACAGCGGCGCTCCTGCCATTGATGCGGCGACGAACGGCCCGCTCGGCACGATACGCTCAGGTGCCCTGGAACGCGCCAACGTTGATGTGACCGAAGAGTTGGTTGCGCTGATTTCAGCGCAGCGTAACTTCCAGGCGAACGCCAAGGCGATCGAAACTGCGTCCAACATGACGCAGGCAATCGTGAGCATCCGTTGA
- a CDS encoding flagellar hook assembly protein FlgD: MAEKKLGQNDFLRLMTTQLKEQDPFNPVDNQAMVAQMAQFSSVAGISEMNTSLKSIAEQISAQTALLTNLSSSATPAATAATNPGV, translated from the coding sequence ATGGCAGAAAAGAAACTAGGTCAAAATGATTTCCTGCGCCTGATGACGACGCAGTTGAAGGAACAAGACCCGTTTAACCCGGTCGATAACCAGGCAATGGTTGCGCAAATGGCGCAATTTTCAAGCGTCGCCGGGATTTCCGAAATGAACACATCGCTGAAATCCATTGCTGAGCAAATTTCGGCGCAAACGGCACTTCTAACCAACCTCTCTTCCTCCGCTACCCCTGCAGCAACCGCTGCAACGAACCCGGGAGTTTAA
- the flgC gene encoding flagellar basal body rod protein FlgC, which yields MAENLSIFDISGRAMSAQLVRLNTTASNLANAGTVSGSEGTAFRSMKPVFRTVMGEAGKATVQVDRIDSSKSTPVKRYEPDHPLADKDGNVWEAAVDSAAEMVEMLETSRQYQNNVQVLATAKGLISETLRLGQ from the coding sequence ATGGCCGAAAATCTATCCATCTTCGATATCAGCGGACGCGCAATGTCCGCGCAGCTTGTTCGCCTGAACACCACCGCGTCCAATCTTGCCAATGCGGGAACGGTATCGGGCAGCGAAGGCACCGCCTTTCGTTCGATGAAGCCGGTGTTTCGCACGGTCATGGGTGAAGCCGGTAAGGCCACAGTGCAGGTCGATCGCATCGACAGCAGCAAAAGTACGCCGGTCAAACGCTATGAACCCGACCATCCGCTGGCCGATAAGGACGGCAATGTCTGGGAAGCAGCCGTCGATAGTGCGGCTGAAATGGTCGAGATGCTCGAAACATCACGCCAATATCAAAACAACGTGCAGGTCCTTGCAACCGCCAAGGGTCTGATCAGCGAAACCTTGCGGTTGGGACAATAA
- a CDS encoding flagellar basal body rod protein FlgB: MPSLDNMFGIHATALKLREQRMTMLASNIANAATPGYKARDIEFSSALKLAEQGQSPETAIQYRIPVQPSLDGNTVELATEQTAFAENALAYRSSLSFLQGRIGTLTRALKGE; this comes from the coding sequence ATGCCGTCATTGGACAATATGTTTGGCATCCATGCCACCGCCCTGAAGTTGCGCGAACAGCGTATGACGATGCTCGCCTCGAACATCGCGAACGCCGCTACGCCCGGCTATAAGGCCCGCGACATTGAGTTTTCGTCCGCTCTGAAACTGGCGGAACAGGGACAGTCCCCTGAAACCGCTATCCAGTATCGTATTCCCGTCCAGCCTTCTCTCGATGGAAACACTGTCGAACTGGCCACCGAACAAACCGCTTTTGCAGAAAATGCGCTCGCCTACCGGTCGAGCCTTTCCTTTTTGCAGGGCCGCATCGGCACGCTGACCCGCGCGCTAAAGGGAGAATAG
- the metW gene encoding methionine biosynthesis protein MetW: protein MLRSDLAIIARNVRSGSRILDVGCGDGQLMAALRDHKQVDARGLEIDPVNVATAVSRGLSVVQGDADSDLVDYPDGCFDYVILSQTLQTTRRPDFVLDHMLRIGKQAFVSFPNFAQWRIRMAHMFGGQMPVTEQLPHRWYDTPNIHHVTIDDFRDFLKDRGVVIEGQWFLSGNKPRKQALANLMAEHAVFLLRRG from the coding sequence ATGCTGCGGTCCGATCTAGCGATTATCGCCCGCAATGTGCGCAGCGGTTCTCGTATCCTTGATGTCGGCTGCGGCGACGGGCAGTTGATGGCGGCATTGCGCGATCATAAGCAGGTGGACGCCCGCGGACTGGAGATTGATCCTGTCAATGTCGCGACCGCTGTCTCGCGGGGCCTATCGGTCGTGCAAGGGGACGCAGACAGCGATTTGGTGGATTATCCCGATGGCTGCTTCGACTATGTCATTCTCAGCCAAACGCTGCAAACGACGCGTCGCCCGGATTTTGTGCTCGATCATATGTTGCGGATCGGAAAGCAGGCCTTTGTGTCCTTTCCCAATTTCGCCCAATGGCGGATACGGATGGCGCATATGTTTGGCGGCCAGATGCCGGTGACCGAGCAACTCCCACACCGTTGGTATGACACGCCGAATATCCACCATGTGACCATCGATGACTTCCGCGATTTCCTGAAAGACCGCGGTGTGGTGATCGAAGGGCAATGGTTCCTGTCCGGAAACAAGCCACGCAAACAGGCGCTGGCCAATTTGATGGCGGAACATGCAGTTTTCCTGCTTCGCCGGGGCTAG
- the metX gene encoding homoserine O-acetyltransferase MetX, whose amino-acid sequence MHGDERFGLDRKIRLLGPVKLDSGAEFAPVDFAYETYGTLNADKSNAILICHALTGDQYVASKHPITGKDGWWTRMVGAGKPIDPARHCIISINVMGSCMGSSGPASADPSTGGPYGMAFPVITIGDMVRAQAILLDHLGIGTLSAVVGGSMGGMQALSWAALYPERVRSAVIIASTARHSAQNIAFHEVGRQAIMADPRWNNGAYYGREAPASGLAVARMAAHITYLSEAGLTEKFGRRLQNRPDGTMGSKSFGFDADFQVESYLRYQGLSFVDRFDANSYLYITRAMDYFDLAEPHDGVLAKAFAATKARFCLISFDSDWLYPTSESRRIVHALNAAGAAASFVELSSPFGHDSFLLDAPEMNRIVDGFLRAGENL is encoded by the coding sequence ATGCATGGGGATGAGCGTTTCGGACTCGATAGGAAGATTCGCCTACTGGGGCCAGTCAAGCTGGACAGTGGCGCCGAGTTTGCGCCGGTTGACTTTGCCTATGAAACCTACGGCACGCTGAACGCCGACAAATCCAACGCTATTCTGATCTGCCATGCCCTCACGGGAGATCAATATGTTGCCTCGAAACATCCGATAACCGGCAAAGATGGCTGGTGGACGCGCATGGTGGGAGCCGGAAAGCCCATTGATCCCGCGCGGCATTGCATCATCAGCATCAACGTCATGGGCAGCTGCATGGGTTCATCCGGTCCGGCCAGTGCCGATCCGTCGACTGGCGGTCCTTATGGAATGGCGTTCCCGGTTATCACCATTGGAGACATGGTGCGCGCGCAAGCCATATTGCTCGATCATCTTGGTATTGGAACATTGTCGGCTGTTGTTGGCGGATCGATGGGGGGCATGCAGGCACTCAGTTGGGCCGCTCTCTATCCTGAGCGCGTTCGTTCTGCCGTTATCATTGCATCGACAGCCCGCCATTCCGCGCAGAACATTGCTTTCCACGAAGTAGGGCGTCAGGCCATCATGGCTGATCCGCGCTGGAACAATGGCGCTTATTACGGACGTGAGGCACCAGCTTCGGGCCTCGCCGTCGCGCGCATGGCCGCACATATCACCTATCTATCCGAAGCCGGATTGACGGAGAAATTCGGGCGCCGCCTTCAAAATCGGCCAGACGGAACGATGGGTTCGAAAAGCTTCGGTTTTGACGCCGATTTCCAGGTGGAAAGCTATCTGCGCTATCAAGGACTCAGCTTTGTCGACCGCTTCGACGCCAATTCCTACCTTTATATCACCCGCGCTATGGATTATTTCGATCTGGCCGAACCGCATGACGGTGTTCTGGCCAAGGCCTTTGCCGCCACCAAGGCCCGTTTCTGCCTGATCAGTTTTGACAGCGACTGGCTTTATCCTACATCGGAATCGCGGCGCATTGTCCATGCCCTGAATGCCGCCGGTGCAGCAGCAAGTTTTGTCGAACTCTCCAGTCCTTTCGGGCATGACAGCTTCCTGCTCGACGCGCCTGAAATGAACCGGATTGTCGACGGATTTTTGCGCGCAGGGGAAAATCTGTGA
- the hisC gene encoding histidinol-phosphate transaminase — MSNPEAKPWINAIHAYTPGKAKSDDGRVLIKLSANENPLGCSEDATAALVDAKSSLARYPDPASNALREALGAHYHLESDRIVCGTGSDELLNLAAMGYAGAGDEIIYVRYGFSVYDIAARKCAATVVVAPDRDYGTDVDALLALVNERTRVVFVANPNNPTGTYCTDEDMARLHAGLPSDCVLVLDQAYGEYLEDDGPAAFNLARQHGNVLITRTFSKIYGLAAERIGWAYGQPHLIETMNRIRAPFNVTAAGQAAAIAALSDTAFVDHSRAHNREWRDWMANEIASLSNHGLKAVPSWANFLMIMFEGKVSAETVYLALMDAGYIVRWLPGQGLGNGLRITIGTEEENRGLVQALRAILETNG; from the coding sequence ATGAGCAACCCAGAAGCCAAACCGTGGATCAATGCCATCCACGCCTATACACCCGGTAAAGCGAAGTCAGACGATGGACGCGTCCTAATCAAGCTTTCCGCCAACGAGAATCCGTTGGGCTGCAGCGAAGATGCTACGGCGGCGCTTGTTGACGCCAAATCGTCACTGGCACGCTATCCCGATCCTGCGAGCAATGCTTTGCGCGAAGCGCTAGGTGCGCATTATCATCTTGAGAGCGACCGCATTGTCTGTGGCACCGGTTCCGATGAACTTCTGAATCTGGCTGCCATGGGATATGCTGGGGCGGGGGATGAAATCATTTACGTCCGCTATGGTTTTTCCGTTTACGATATAGCTGCCCGGAAGTGCGCAGCCACAGTGGTCGTCGCACCTGACCGCGATTATGGCACGGATGTCGACGCGCTTCTGGCGCTGGTGAACGAGCGGACGCGCGTCGTATTTGTCGCCAACCCGAACAATCCGACGGGCACCTATTGCACCGACGAAGACATGGCGCGTTTGCATGCCGGCCTTCCTTCGGACTGCGTTCTGGTGTTGGACCAAGCCTATGGCGAATATCTCGAAGATGATGGTCCAGCCGCGTTCAATCTGGCCCGCCAGCATGGCAATGTCCTTATCACCCGGACATTTTCCAAGATATATGGTTTGGCCGCCGAACGGATCGGTTGGGCTTATGGCCAGCCGCATTTGATCGAGACGATGAACCGGATCCGTGCGCCGTTCAACGTGACGGCGGCTGGACAAGCGGCTGCCATTGCGGCCTTGTCCGATACGGCCTTTGTTGACCACAGCCGCGCGCATAACCGTGAATGGCGTGATTGGATGGCAAATGAAATTGCGTCCCTGTCAAACCACGGATTGAAAGCGGTTCCGTCCTGGGCGAATTTCCTGATGATAATGTTTGAAGGCAAGGTCAGCGCGGAAACGGTTTACTTGGCACTGATGGATGCGGGATATATTGTGCGTTGGCTGCCCGGACAGGGATTGGGTAACGGACTTCGTATAACCATCGGCACCGAAGAGGAAAACCGTGGGCTGGTGCAAGCGCTACGCGCCATTTTGGAGACGAATGGCTGA
- a CDS encoding prephenate/arogenate dehydrogenase family protein — translation MLPFARLTVVGLGLIGSSVARAVRANMPAVRITGFDADPEVRARADALAICDDITDTVGAAVIDADLVILCVPVGAMGAVAEEFVADLPAGAVVSDVGSCKQSVVEALAAVLPNATIIPAHPVAGTEKSGPDAGFATLFKGRWCILTPAEDAPEAAVEALRTFWQRLGAEVEIMDARHHDMVLAVTSHLPHLIAYTIVGTADDLQGVTQSEVIKYSAGGFRDFTRIAASDPVMWRDVFLSNKDAVLEMLQRFSEDLSALQRAIRYDKGDELEALFTRTRDIRRSIVEQGQDDDAPDFGRKH, via the coding sequence ATGCTGCCCTTTGCGCGTCTGACTGTTGTTGGCCTTGGCCTTATCGGATCGTCGGTCGCGCGCGCTGTGCGGGCGAATATGCCAGCTGTACGTATTACGGGATTTGACGCCGATCCCGAGGTGCGTGCACGCGCCGACGCGTTAGCGATTTGCGATGATATTACCGATACCGTCGGGGCGGCAGTCATCGACGCTGATCTCGTCATATTGTGCGTGCCGGTGGGCGCCATGGGCGCTGTAGCCGAAGAGTTTGTTGCAGACCTGCCAGCCGGCGCGGTCGTGAGCGACGTAGGGTCGTGCAAGCAAAGTGTGGTCGAGGCGCTTGCCGCTGTGCTGCCCAACGCCACCATCATTCCAGCACATCCTGTGGCGGGTACGGAAAAAAGCGGGCCTGATGCAGGTTTCGCTACGTTGTTCAAAGGCCGTTGGTGCATCCTCACCCCCGCAGAGGACGCGCCGGAGGCGGCTGTGGAGGCATTGAGGACATTCTGGCAGCGGCTTGGGGCTGAGGTCGAGATCATGGATGCCCGGCATCATGACATGGTCCTTGCCGTCACGAGCCATCTGCCGCACTTGATCGCCTACACGATCGTCGGCACGGCGGATGATTTGCAGGGGGTGACACAAAGCGAAGTCATCAAATATTCCGCAGGTGGTTTCCGGGATTTTACCCGCATCGCCGCGAGCGATCCTGTGATGTGGCGCGATGTGTTCCTGTCGAACAAGGATGCCGTGCTTGAAATGCTCCAGCGGTTTTCCGAGGACCTTTCGGCGCTGCAGCGGGCGATCCGTTATGACAAGGGCGATGAATTGGAGGCTCTGTTTACACGCACGCGCGATATTCGCCGGTCCATTGTTGAGCAGGGTCAGGATGATGATGCGCCCGATTTTGGACGCAAGCATTAA
- a CDS encoding lysophospholipid acyltransferase family protein gives MIAAVRTIFFTIIFFGGSSFFAITAFFGSLLHQGLMRWAVRGWARYQHFCAKWILGIDVRIEGSLRDRPVLYAIKHESMYETIDMPRVFARPSVVAKRQLFDIPFWGKAALAYGMIPVDREGGASALRDMLARSKALLADGRPVVIFPEGTRVRHGESPPLQSGFAGLYKMLNVPVVPVAVNSGRLMPRNHWLRRSGTITYKVGEEIPAGLPRAEVEARVHAAMNALNN, from the coding sequence GTGATCGCAGCCGTCCGTACGATATTCTTCACGATCATATTTTTTGGTGGGTCCAGCTTTTTTGCGATCACCGCATTTTTTGGCAGCCTCTTGCATCAGGGATTGATGCGTTGGGCTGTCCGCGGATGGGCTCGCTATCAGCATTTTTGTGCAAAATGGATATTGGGCATCGATGTCCGCATTGAAGGTTCTCTACGGGACCGACCCGTACTGTACGCCATAAAGCATGAAAGCATGTACGAGACCATCGACATGCCCAGAGTCTTTGCGCGGCCCTCGGTCGTTGCGAAGCGGCAATTGTTCGACATCCCTTTTTGGGGGAAAGCGGCGCTTGCCTACGGCATGATCCCCGTGGACCGGGAAGGCGGTGCCTCCGCACTTCGGGATATGCTCGCCCGTTCAAAGGCATTGTTGGCGGATGGACGACCCGTTGTAATTTTTCCGGAGGGCACCCGCGTGCGCCACGGTGAAAGCCCTCCGCTACAGTCCGGTTTTGCCGGTCTCTATAAAATGCTCAACGTGCCGGTTGTACCCGTGGCGGTAAACAGCGGCCGCTTAATGCCCCGCAACCATTGGCTTCGCCGATCGGGGACGATTACCTACAAAGTTGGCGAAGAAATACCGGCCGGTTTACCCCGTGCCGAAGTTGAAGCGCGGGTCCATGCCGCGATGAATGCGCTTAATAACTGA
- a CDS encoding YdcF family protein, which yields MIRRIFSFIILAWMLGFVWFALLLPQPAAIAQTDAVVVLTGGPNRIDRGLDILKAGKSRKMLISGVDRDVKPAELAAQYPGSARYFTCCIDLGFQSVDTRSNALETARWATRNKVKTLRLVTHDWHMRRARFELDRSLPSDIIVTNDAVATQPSLNALFKEYNKYWLRAVASLAGI from the coding sequence ATGATCAGACGGATTTTTTCCTTTATTATCCTAGCTTGGATGCTGGGCTTTGTGTGGTTTGCACTTCTGCTGCCGCAGCCTGCGGCTATTGCACAAACCGACGCCGTCGTCGTGCTCACCGGCGGACCAAACCGGATCGACCGCGGCCTTGATATTTTGAAAGCGGGCAAATCACGCAAGATGCTGATTTCCGGTGTCGACCGCGATGTAAAGCCCGCAGAACTCGCTGCACAATATCCCGGTTCAGCGCGCTATTTCACCTGCTGCATTGATTTGGGATTCCAGTCCGTCGACACGCGCTCCAATGCCTTGGAGACAGCGCGTTGGGCGACGCGCAACAAAGTAAAAACTCTGCGACTTGTTACGCACGACTGGCATATGCGTCGCGCCCGCTTTGAACTCGACCGCTCGTTGCCAAGTGACATCATCGTAACCAACGATGCGGTTGCGACCCAGCCGTCGTTAAATGCCTTATTCAAGGAATATAACAAATACTGGCTTCGCGCGGTTGCATCGCTTGCGGGAATTTAA
- a CDS encoding cell division protein FtsX gives MLLDFALPAHDRKLIPEGRLSGPMPWVIAIMLFLTLLIAAMGLSLAYAIRNGGDDLALQATVQIIEPDPIERATQKVAVSRILRELPEIAAANSVPDVEVRNLLKPWLGNDVIDADIPVPALIDIRFKSVPDGAAVRALKRRLETIAPKIRIDSHSSWMAPFFDLMSSLILLTLAIFLLLLIATSAVVILAVRSTLNTHRGTIEIMHMMGGTDLQAARLFQRRVALDALLGGVVGFGAAATVILTLGGRIAAVEPALLAEASLPWYGWLILAIIPLAVMGLAMLMARWTVVSALKKML, from the coding sequence ATGTTGCTTGATTTCGCCCTTCCCGCGCATGATCGCAAGTTGATACCCGAAGGCCGCCTATCCGGGCCGATGCCATGGGTGATTGCAATCATGCTGTTTTTGACATTGCTGATTGCGGCCATGGGATTGAGCCTTGCCTATGCCATCCGCAACGGAGGCGACGACCTTGCGCTGCAGGCCACGGTCCAGATTATCGAGCCCGATCCTATCGAACGGGCCACCCAAAAGGTCGCGGTGAGCAGAATACTGCGCGAACTTCCCGAAATTGCTGCGGCGAATTCGGTCCCGGATGTTGAAGTTCGCAACCTCCTGAAACCTTGGCTTGGGAACGATGTCATCGACGCCGACATTCCGGTTCCTGCCCTGATCGACATTCGTTTCAAAAGTGTCCCTGACGGAGCGGCAGTTCGGGCGCTAAAGCGTCGATTGGAAACTATCGCGCCCAAAATTCGCATTGATTCCCATAGCAGTTGGATGGCGCCCTTTTTTGACCTGATGTCCTCTCTGATCCTGCTTACGCTGGCGATTTTCCTCCTCCTCCTGATCGCCACATCGGCTGTGGTCATTCTTGCGGTGCGCAGTACGTTGAACACCCACCGCGGCACGATTGAAATCATGCACATGATGGGCGGGACAGATTTGCAGGCCGCGCGCCTGTTTCAACGCCGCGTTGCGCTTGACGCTCTTTTGGGTGGCGTTGTTGGCTTCGGAGCTGCTGCTACGGTTATCCTGACATTGGGGGGACGCATCGCTGCGGTCGAGCCAGCTTTGCTGGCCGAGGCCTCCTTGCCGTGGTATGGGTGGCTCATATTGGCGATTATTCCACTTGCTGTCATGGGCCTCGCCATGCTTATGGCCCGGTGGACAGTGGTATCCGCACTCAAGAAGATGTTATGA
- the ftsE gene encoding cell division ATP-binding protein FtsE: protein MQSVVEFDNVGLRYGTGAETLTDLSFTLYPGSFYFLTGASGAGKTSLLKLLYLAHRPSRGAIRMFGHDAITLPRDRLPGFRRRIGVVFQDFRLVPHLSTFDNIALPLRIAGIQEKDLKSPVTEMLDWIGLTERADARPATLSGGEQQRVAIARAVIGRPEMLVADEPTGNVDPEMARRLLQLFAALNKLGTTVVVATHDIHLLQEIDGAQMMRLDKGRLSDPTGSLRHPPRPLVLKN, encoded by the coding sequence ATGCAGAGCGTTGTCGAATTCGATAATGTGGGACTGCGCTATGGAACCGGGGCGGAGACGCTGACGGATCTCAGTTTTACGCTTTATCCCGGCAGTTTTTACTTTTTGACCGGCGCGTCGGGGGCCGGAAAGACATCGCTCTTGAAGCTTCTCTACCTCGCGCACCGCCCGAGCCGGGGCGCGATCCGCATGTTTGGCCACGACGCGATTACTTTGCCGCGCGACCGGCTACCCGGTTTTCGGCGGCGGATCGGCGTCGTATTTCAGGACTTTCGTCTGGTTCCACACCTGTCGACCTTTGACAACATCGCACTCCCGCTGCGGATCGCCGGCATCCAGGAAAAGGATTTGAAGAGTCCGGTAACCGAGATGCTCGACTGGATTGGCCTTACAGAACGCGCCGATGCCCGCCCTGCAACGCTCTCAGGTGGTGAGCAACAGCGGGTTGCCATCGCACGTGCCGTTATCGGTCGGCCAGAAATGCTTGTCGCCGATGAACCGACGGGCAACGTCGACCCCGAAATGGCGCGTCGTCTTTTGCAGTTGTTCGCAGCGCTCAACAAGCTGGGGACAACCGTGGTCGTTGCCACACACGATATTCATTTGCTTCAGGAGATTGATGGCGCCCAAATGATGCGCCTCGACAAGGGGCGTCTTTCAGATCCCACCGGTTCGCTTCGCCATCCTCCGCGCCCGTTGGTGTTGAAAAATTAG